A genomic region of Nostoc sp. UHCC 0702 contains the following coding sequences:
- a CDS encoding Hsp20/alpha crystallin family protein, whose protein sequence is MVLVRWNPWQEINTLQHQLNRLFDEDMLQSAFVERGLSRVPAAELEETENAINLKLELPGMQAKDLDVQVTEKAVYVSGERKSETKTEEKGVIKSEFQYGKFERIIPLQTRIQNTKVSAEYKDGILHLTLPKAEEEKNKVVKVNLASAG, encoded by the coding sequence ATGGTACTGGTACGGTGGAATCCCTGGCAAGAAATCAATACACTGCAACACCAACTTAATCGTTTATTTGATGAGGATATGCTACAATCTGCGTTTGTTGAAAGAGGTTTATCTAGAGTTCCCGCTGCTGAGTTAGAAGAAACTGAAAATGCGATTAATCTCAAACTAGAACTTCCAGGTATGCAAGCCAAAGACTTGGATGTGCAAGTTACAGAGAAAGCAGTATATGTCAGTGGTGAACGGAAGTCTGAAACTAAAACTGAAGAAAAAGGTGTGATTAAGAGCGAATTCCAATATGGTAAATTCGAGCGTATTATTCCTTTACAGACTCGAATTCAAAATACCAAAGTTTCCGCAGAATATAAAGATGGTATTTTGCATCTGACACTGCCTAAAGCTGAAGAAGAAAAGAACAAAGTTGTGAAAGTTAATCTAGCATCAGCTGGCTAA
- a CDS encoding uroporphyrinogen-III synthase has product MYPNFRELERNFLTLTSKLPLYSKRILVTAPRNYASRLSEKIIQKGGLPILLPTIETCYLPNYTELDTVLSKIDTFDWIVFTSRNGITAFFHRMHDLGIPTSVLKNCQLSALGKDSESLLSFCNKVDLIPAEPSPRGIVSELVKIPQIQGQKVLIPAPEFVGIPEPNVIPNLVSDLQKLGMEVTRVSTYITQSLDKNIYTVELKLIRQGMIDIIAFSSTAEIESFLRMFNSPSDYKDCVIACFGPYTAANARKLGVNVSILSKDYSSFEGFADAIAEFCTLHSK; this is encoded by the coding sequence ATGTACCCCAATTTCAGAGAATTAGAAAGAAATTTCCTAACTTTAACTAGTAAATTGCCTTTATATAGCAAGAGAATTTTAGTCACAGCACCAAGAAATTATGCTTCCAGATTGTCTGAAAAAATTATTCAAAAAGGTGGTCTCCCAATTTTATTGCCCACTATTGAAACCTGTTATCTACCAAATTACACTGAATTAGATACTGTCCTCAGCAAAATCGACACATTTGATTGGATTGTCTTCACAAGTAGAAATGGTATCACTGCATTTTTTCATCGTATGCATGATTTGGGTATTCCCACATCCGTGCTAAAAAATTGCCAATTGTCTGCTTTAGGAAAAGACTCAGAAAGCTTATTATCTTTTTGCAATAAAGTAGATTTAATACCAGCAGAACCTAGTCCCAGAGGGATTGTATCAGAATTAGTCAAAATACCTCAAATTCAAGGGCAAAAAGTGCTGATACCAGCACCAGAATTTGTTGGAATACCTGAACCTAATGTTATCCCAAACTTAGTTTCAGATTTGCAGAAATTAGGCATGGAAGTAACTCGCGTTTCTACATATATTACACAGAGTTTAGATAAAAATATTTATACAGTTGAATTAAAGCTAATCCGTCAAGGAATGATAGATATAATTGCTTTTAGTAGTACAGCAGAAATCGAAAGTTTTTTGAGAATGTTCAACTCACCAAGCGATTATAAAGACTGTGTTATTGCTTGTTTTGGCCCTTATACAGCTGCTAATGCCCGCAAGTTGGGTGTAAATGTTTCCATCTTGTCAAAAGATTATAGTTCATTTGAGGGTTTTGCAGACGCGATCGCCGAATTTTGTACTCTGCATTCAAAATAA